In a genomic window of Paramicrobacterium chengjingii:
- a CDS encoding GntR family transcriptional regulator: MPQSTRRSGAPVSVFRVPRTSTVDLIAIELRNAIFSGALPVGGQIGEVEISSQLGVSRSPLREAMQRLVQEGLLTATPGRGLRVSKIGPEHVADLYAARMAVESESLRRVMRRGDSVALSQLEKSYAALIEVSEGTDARAIGNADIAFHQALVDAAGSRRLSQYMSTLIIETRIASFSSPNGYVVRRSVSPTYETLLDAMRTGDVDAAVAALSVQFDDAVSRLIGKDAEVETVETPPDAAPPSFEPIIESPRA, from the coding sequence ATGCCACAGAGCACACGCCGTTCGGGAGCGCCGGTATCGGTATTCCGAGTTCCACGCACGTCCACGGTTGATCTCATCGCGATTGAGCTGCGCAATGCCATCTTCTCGGGCGCGCTCCCCGTCGGCGGTCAAATCGGCGAGGTCGAGATCTCGTCCCAGCTCGGCGTCAGCCGCAGCCCGCTCCGGGAGGCGATGCAGCGACTCGTGCAAGAGGGCCTGCTGACGGCGACGCCGGGTCGCGGGCTCCGCGTCAGCAAGATCGGGCCTGAGCATGTCGCTGATCTTTATGCTGCACGCATGGCCGTCGAGTCTGAGTCACTCCGCCGCGTCATGCGACGTGGCGACTCGGTCGCGCTGTCTCAACTGGAAAAGTCGTATGCCGCACTCATAGAGGTGAGCGAGGGAACGGACGCCCGCGCGATCGGCAATGCAGACATTGCGTTCCACCAAGCGCTCGTGGATGCCGCGGGCAGCCGTCGTCTCTCGCAGTACATGAGCACCCTCATCATCGAAACGCGCATTGCCAGCTTCAGCTCCCCGAACGGATACGTCGTGCGCCGCAGCGTCTCTCCCACCTATGAGACGCTTCTCGACGCGATGCGCACGGGCGACGTCGATGCGGCAGTCGCAGCACTCAGCGTTCAGTTCGACGACGCCGTCTCCCGGCTGATCGGCAAGGACGCCGAAGTCGAGACTGTCGAGACTCCTCCCGATGCCGCTCCGCCGAGCTTTGAGCCCATCATCGAGTCGCCTCGCGCATAG
- the ehuB gene encoding ectoine/hydroxyectoine ABC transporter substrate-binding protein EhuB, with protein MTKRRMLARTGIAAVGILALGLMAGCSSDSGSGGSDESGSTLQKAIDAGSITIAVADERPYSWVDDNGEAQGATVAMHKEIFKALGIDEVKVVESDWNSLIPGLNAGRFDVISAGMSILPDRCAKAAFSDPEIMYTTTLMVPEGNPAGLTDLDSVKATNGDVKLAILAGGIEAGYAESLGIENTVEVDNAQDGMDLVSNGRADVFAMTAISLNWMAENNPDAGVETTDAFVQVIDGVEQIGAGSTVFRQDDTELLDAYNKELKNITGDPEEYMSLVGDYGFTEENLPPEDLTTEQLCEGDLS; from the coding sequence ATGACAAAGCGTCGAATGCTCGCCCGTACAGGCATTGCCGCGGTCGGAATCTTGGCACTCGGCCTCATGGCAGGGTGCAGCTCTGACTCAGGATCCGGTGGATCTGACGAATCAGGCAGCACTCTGCAGAAGGCCATTGATGCCGGCTCGATCACCATCGCCGTTGCCGACGAGCGTCCCTACTCGTGGGTTGACGACAACGGTGAAGCCCAGGGCGCCACAGTCGCCATGCACAAAGAGATCTTCAAGGCACTCGGTATCGACGAGGTCAAGGTCGTCGAGTCCGACTGGAACTCGCTGATTCCCGGCCTGAACGCCGGACGCTTCGATGTGATCAGCGCCGGAATGTCGATTCTTCCCGATCGCTGCGCGAAGGCAGCGTTCAGCGACCCGGAGATCATGTACACCACAACCCTGATGGTGCCCGAGGGCAATCCGGCAGGGCTGACCGACCTTGACTCGGTGAAGGCGACGAACGGTGACGTGAAGCTCGCCATCCTCGCCGGCGGCATTGAAGCCGGATACGCTGAATCGCTCGGGATCGAGAACACAGTCGAGGTCGACAACGCTCAGGACGGCATGGATCTCGTGTCCAACGGCCGCGCAGACGTCTTCGCAATGACCGCCATCTCGCTTAACTGGATGGCCGAGAACAACCCGGATGCCGGTGTCGAAACAACTGACGCGTTCGTTCAGGTCATTGATGGCGTCGAGCAGATCGGTGCCGGCTCGACAGTCTTCCGACAGGACGACACAGAGCTGCTTGATGCATACAACAAGGAACTCAAGAACATCACCGGTGATCCCGAGGAATACATGTCGCTCGTGGGCGATTATGGGTTCACCGAGGAGAACCTGCCGCCAGAGGACCTGACGACTGAGCAGCTTTGCGAAGGGGACCTGAGCTAG
- the ehuC gene encoding ectoine/hydroxyectoine ABC transporter permease subunit EhuC, whose product MGDNIAALIGALPLVGEGVLVTIQLTIGGALLALVISIGLGLLARFTNVVLRGTARVIIEFFRGTSLVVQLFWFFYVMPQLGIELPAMFVGILALGLNYGAYGAEVVRGSINSVPSGQWEATTALSLSRSQRMWRIIFPQAWALMIPSLTNLLIQLLKGTAIVSFITLTDLTYATDKLRNSSDTFFAYGVSLIIYFLIAYVLTLVMNALEVQAKHKLGRGESLKEALSFRTPRSADGKAGIS is encoded by the coding sequence TTGGGCGACAACATCGCGGCGCTCATCGGGGCGCTGCCGTTGGTGGGCGAAGGTGTATTGGTCACCATTCAGCTCACCATCGGCGGCGCTCTGCTGGCGCTTGTCATCTCTATTGGTCTCGGGCTCCTCGCGCGCTTCACGAACGTCGTTCTTCGAGGCACCGCGCGAGTCATCATCGAATTTTTCCGTGGTACGTCGCTCGTCGTCCAGCTCTTCTGGTTCTTCTACGTGATGCCACAGCTCGGCATCGAGCTGCCCGCAATGTTCGTCGGCATCCTCGCCCTGGGACTCAACTACGGGGCGTACGGTGCCGAGGTCGTTCGCGGATCGATCAACTCGGTGCCCTCCGGGCAGTGGGAAGCGACGACAGCGCTCAGCTTGAGCCGGTCTCAGCGCATGTGGCGCATTATCTTCCCGCAGGCGTGGGCGCTCATGATTCCGTCACTGACCAACCTACTCATTCAGCTTCTCAAGGGGACGGCGATCGTCAGCTTCATCACTTTGACCGATCTCACCTATGCGACAGATAAGCTGCGCAACTCGTCAGACACGTTCTTCGCCTACGGTGTGAGCCTCATCATCTACTTCCTCATTGCCTACGTGCTCACGCTCGTCATGAATGCACTTGAAGTGCAGGCCAAGCACAAGCTCGGTCGCGGTGAGTCGCTGAAGGAGGCCCTCAGCTTCCGCACTCCGCGGAGCGCCGACGGGAAGGCAGGCATCTCATGA
- the ehuD gene encoding ectoine/hydroxyectoine ABC transporter permease subunit EhuD — translation MTGLQWDWTMVWESLPDLLIKFVEVTLLVTILGSIIAAVLGLIIAVARRSAPRPIAAVLTFVVNFIRMTPIVVQLLFAYYLFLDLDPVTIGVIIFGIHYATYMAEVYRAGIEAVPDGQWEATTALSMSRGRTWTAVVIPQALRSTIPALGNYVISMFKDTPFLIAITVTEMVRAALVFGGNHFTYIEAITTAGVIFLIASYPTSLLIGRLEKRLAFSN, via the coding sequence ATGACCGGCCTTCAGTGGGATTGGACAATGGTCTGGGAGTCGCTCCCAGACCTGCTCATCAAATTCGTCGAAGTGACTTTGCTTGTCACCATCCTCGGAAGCATCATTGCGGCCGTTCTCGGCCTCATCATCGCGGTCGCGCGGCGTTCCGCACCGAGACCGATAGCCGCTGTGCTCACCTTTGTCGTGAACTTCATTCGAATGACGCCCATCGTCGTTCAGCTGCTGTTCGCGTACTACCTGTTTCTCGACCTGGACCCCGTGACGATCGGCGTGATCATCTTCGGCATCCATTACGCCACCTACATGGCGGAGGTGTACCGCGCCGGCATCGAGGCGGTTCCCGACGGCCAGTGGGAGGCAACGACCGCGTTATCCATGTCGCGCGGCCGAACATGGACGGCCGTTGTGATTCCACAGGCACTGAGATCGACGATTCCCGCGTTGGGAAACTACGTCATTTCGATGTTCAAGGACACCCCGTTCCTCATCGCGATCACTGTGACCGAGATGGTCAGAGCGGCTCTGGTCTTCGGCGGAAACCATTTCACCTACATCGAAGCAATAACGACGGCGGGCGTCATCTTCCTGATCGCCAGCTACCCCACGTCATTGCTCATCGGCCGATTGGAAAAGCGACTTGCCTTCTCAAACTGA
- the ehuA gene encoding ectoine/hydroxyectoine ABC transporter ATP-binding protein EhuA has protein sequence MPSQTDTEPAIRFDNVEKRFGDNVVLHDLNFSVAKGDRVTLIGPSGSGKTTILRLVMTLEEANNGYIYVDGEPLTHEERGGKRVELKEKHKNEVRKRIGMVFQQFNLFPNMTVMENLIEAPVHVLKMSKADAIEKAKGLLEKVGLSDKENAHPLELSGGQQQRVAVARALAMDPEILLLDEVTSALDPEIVGEVLNILRDVAKETDITMLIVTHEMQFARDVSNRVLMFDGGKIVEESDPETMFTSPKEQRTRDFLSAVLGNN, from the coding sequence TTGCCTTCTCAAACTGACACAGAGCCCGCAATCCGGTTCGACAACGTCGAAAAACGATTCGGCGACAACGTCGTGTTGCACGACTTGAACTTCAGCGTTGCGAAGGGTGACCGCGTCACGCTCATTGGGCCGAGTGGTTCGGGAAAGACGACGATTCTTCGCCTCGTCATGACGCTTGAAGAAGCGAACAACGGCTACATTTACGTTGATGGTGAGCCTCTGACTCATGAAGAGCGCGGCGGTAAGCGTGTCGAACTGAAAGAGAAGCACAAGAACGAGGTGCGCAAGCGCATCGGAATGGTGTTTCAGCAGTTCAACCTGTTTCCCAACATGACGGTCATGGAGAACCTCATTGAGGCGCCCGTGCACGTTCTGAAGATGTCGAAGGCCGACGCCATTGAAAAAGCGAAAGGTCTTCTCGAGAAGGTTGGTCTCTCGGACAAGGAGAACGCGCACCCTCTCGAGCTTTCGGGCGGGCAGCAGCAGCGCGTCGCTGTTGCTCGTGCGCTGGCGATGGACCCCGAGATTCTGCTGCTCGATGAAGTGACCTCGGCGCTCGACCCTGAGATCGTGGGTGAGGTGCTGAACATTCTGCGAGACGTGGCGAAAGAGACCGACATCACGATGCTGATCGTGACGCACGAGATGCAGTTCGCGCGCGACGTCTCAAACCGCGTGTTGATGTTCGATGGCGGAAAGATCGTTGAGGAGTCAGACCCAGAGACGATGTTCACGTCGCCGAAGGAGCAACGCACTCGAGACTTCCTCTCGGCGGTGCTCGGCAACAACTGA
- a CDS encoding DUF5997 family protein translates to MSAPTSQSMKAATAAKKLGILLSAAPPEFRDGPVTREELNELQVNPPEWLAELRRNGPHPRQEVARKLGVSTSGLARAEITEPLTTDQIKELLVAKPEWLVHERARQAKVHEENARVKAQDAAKRSASKG, encoded by the coding sequence ATGAGCGCACCCACATCTCAGTCGATGAAAGCCGCAACGGCCGCCAAGAAGCTCGGCATACTGCTTTCTGCGGCTCCGCCCGAGTTTCGCGACGGGCCCGTGACCCGAGAAGAGCTGAACGAGCTGCAGGTGAATCCTCCCGAGTGGTTGGCAGAGCTGCGCCGCAATGGACCGCACCCGCGACAGGAAGTTGCGCGTAAGCTCGGCGTCTCGACATCGGGCCTCGCCCGCGCAGAGATCACTGAGCCGCTCACAACGGATCAGATCAAGGAACTGCTCGTCGCCAAGCCCGAATGGCTGGTTCACGAGCGAGCGCGCCAGGCCAAGGTGCACGAGGAAAACGCCCGGGTCAAGGCTCAGGATGCCGCGAAGCGCTCAGCTTCGAAGGGCTGA
- a CDS encoding LysR family substrate-binding domain-containing protein, whose product MGENTTDAVDGRRLRVAFVPGVTPDKWFRTWRERLPDVGIAAVPLEDELEQRLVLTDGRADMSLVRLPIDDEGLHVIPLYTENPVVVAPKGHQISAVDAVDIAELADEHLLQHPDAVPEWRDVAREVADGTRIDVPPMTPRVAIELVGAGAGIVIVPLSVARQFDRKDVIRRPVSGVAETRVALCWPADAEGELIEQFIGVVRGRSARSTRSQGSVKAEQEAAKQRAAKKKDAARRSAEQARERKNADRAARRKAGGRKRGRR is encoded by the coding sequence ATGGGCGAGAACACGACGGATGCTGTCGACGGGCGACGCCTGCGGGTGGCATTTGTGCCGGGCGTCACGCCGGACAAATGGTTTCGTACCTGGCGCGAACGCCTGCCCGACGTCGGGATCGCTGCGGTGCCGCTCGAGGATGAGCTCGAGCAGCGGCTGGTTCTGACAGACGGCCGTGCCGACATGTCGCTGGTGCGATTGCCGATCGACGACGAGGGGCTCCATGTGATTCCGCTCTACACCGAGAATCCCGTCGTGGTTGCGCCGAAGGGGCACCAGATCTCGGCGGTGGATGCCGTCGACATTGCCGAACTCGCAGATGAGCACCTGCTGCAGCATCCGGATGCTGTGCCAGAGTGGCGAGACGTCGCCCGCGAAGTCGCCGACGGAACACGTATCGACGTGCCGCCGATGACGCCGCGTGTCGCGATCGAGCTTGTCGGCGCCGGAGCCGGCATCGTGATTGTGCCGTTGTCGGTTGCGCGGCAGTTCGACCGCAAAGACGTGATTCGCAGACCCGTCAGCGGCGTGGCAGAGACCCGCGTGGCGCTCTGTTGGCCGGCCGATGCTGAGGGAGAACTCATCGAGCAGTTCATCGGCGTGGTGCGTGGGCGTTCGGCGAGAAGCACTCGATCGCAGGGGTCCGTTAAGGCGGAGCAAGAGGCGGCAAAGCAGCGTGCGGCAAAGAAGAAGGATGCCGCCCGGCGATCCGCAGAACAGGCGCGAGAACGCAAAAACGCAGACCGTGCTGCACGGCGCAAGGCGGGCGGGCGCAAGCGCGGGCGACGGTGA
- a CDS encoding VIT1/CCC1 transporter family protein, whose product MTDAQSAAPRTPTPADVKRWRQYLADERAEAAVYEELASKRSGEERAILLGLVDAERRHEAHWVALLGENVGLPIRTKMRTRMLAFLARRFGSIFVLALMQQAEARSPYGSDADATEAMAADEQIHEEVVRGLAARGRTRLSGTFRAAVFGANDGLVSNLALVIGMAATGVSSAIVLASGIAGLLAGALSMGAGEFVSVRSQRELLSSTLPNPDTTNILPNLDAEANELALVYRARGMSEEDAESHARERLYGLECVHGRDDAVQHPSETESESHSAIGSAWGAAASSFCFFSSGAIIPVIPLLFGASGLIAIIIAALLVGIALLVTGAIVGVLSGASPVKRALRQLAIGYGAALVTYLLGLLFGTSVA is encoded by the coding sequence GTGACCGACGCTCAGTCAGCCGCACCCCGAACCCCCACCCCCGCAGACGTCAAACGCTGGCGGCAGTATCTCGCCGACGAACGCGCTGAGGCCGCCGTCTACGAAGAACTCGCCAGTAAGCGCTCCGGTGAGGAACGCGCGATCCTTCTCGGACTTGTCGATGCCGAGCGCCGCCACGAAGCGCACTGGGTCGCCCTGCTCGGCGAGAACGTGGGGCTTCCCATCCGAACGAAGATGCGCACGAGAATGCTGGCGTTTCTGGCCCGCCGCTTCGGCTCCATCTTCGTGCTCGCCCTCATGCAACAGGCAGAAGCCCGGTCCCCCTATGGATCCGACGCCGACGCCACCGAAGCCATGGCCGCAGACGAGCAGATTCACGAAGAAGTGGTGCGTGGCCTCGCTGCCCGCGGACGCACGCGCCTCTCGGGAACGTTTCGAGCCGCTGTCTTCGGCGCAAATGACGGGCTCGTCTCCAATCTCGCCCTCGTGATCGGCATGGCGGCGACGGGAGTCTCAAGCGCGATCGTTCTCGCCTCAGGCATCGCCGGCCTCCTCGCCGGCGCGCTCTCCATGGGCGCCGGGGAGTTCGTCTCAGTGCGATCGCAACGCGAACTTCTCAGCTCCACCCTCCCCAACCCCGACACGACGAACATTCTGCCCAACCTGGATGCCGAGGCGAATGAGCTCGCCCTGGTTTACCGCGCCCGCGGCATGTCCGAAGAGGATGCTGAGTCTCACGCGCGCGAACGCCTCTACGGTCTCGAGTGCGTACACGGCAGGGACGACGCTGTGCAGCATCCGTCTGAAACCGAGAGCGAAAGCCACTCGGCGATCGGCTCAGCGTGGGGTGCCGCAGCATCCAGTTTCTGCTTCTTCTCGTCTGGAGCGATTATCCCGGTAATTCCGCTGCTCTTCGGCGCGTCTGGATTGATCGCGATCATCATCGCGGCCCTGCTCGTGGGCATCGCACTTCTGGTGACCGGTGCGATCGTCGGTGTGCTCTCGGGGGCCTCCCCAGTGAAGCGCGCGTTGAGGCAGCTCGCCATCGGATACGGGGCGGCACTCGTCACCTACCTGCTCGGACTGCTTTTCGGCACTTCCGTGGCGTGA
- the mgrA gene encoding L-glyceraldehyde 3-phosphate reductase, with amino-acid sequence MNEERFDQPVPETHQPYIAAADRYTNFGYRRVGESGLLLPPISLGLWYNFGDNKPFDGQREVLRHAFDKGITHFDLANNYGPPYGSAEENFGRMMRGDFKPYRNELILSSKAGWDMWPGPYGFLGTRKYLLSSLEESLKRMSVDYVDIFYSHRFDPNTPVAETIGALDTAVRQGKALYAGISSYSPERTLEAVEVARSLGTPLVIHQPSYSMLNRWIEDGLTDTLADAGMGSIGFTPLAQGLLTDKFLGGKHEEHATNRRSFSDDMLSDDNLRRLEGLNSIAQERGQTLAQMALAWVLRTVTSALIGASRVEQLDENIAALDNRDFSDAELRRIDEFAGDAGVNIWAKSSEL; translated from the coding sequence GTGAACGAAGAGCGCTTCGACCAGCCCGTGCCCGAGACACATCAGCCATACATCGCCGCTGCAGATCGGTATACCAATTTCGGGTATCGGCGCGTCGGAGAGAGCGGCCTGCTGCTGCCGCCGATCTCGCTCGGACTCTGGTACAACTTCGGTGATAACAAGCCGTTTGACGGGCAGCGTGAGGTGCTGCGGCATGCCTTCGATAAGGGAATCACCCACTTCGACCTGGCGAACAACTACGGCCCGCCCTACGGCAGCGCCGAAGAGAACTTCGGCCGCATGATGCGCGGCGATTTCAAGCCATACCGCAATGAGCTCATACTCTCGAGCAAGGCGGGCTGGGACATGTGGCCCGGGCCATACGGGTTTCTCGGCACCCGCAAGTACCTCCTGTCGAGCCTCGAGGAGTCGCTGAAGCGCATGTCAGTTGACTACGTCGACATCTTCTATTCGCACCGGTTCGATCCCAATACGCCGGTCGCCGAGACGATCGGCGCACTCGACACCGCAGTGCGCCAGGGCAAGGCCCTGTATGCCGGAATCTCGTCGTACTCACCCGAGCGCACGCTCGAAGCCGTTGAGGTAGCACGGTCGCTCGGCACACCGCTCGTGATCCACCAGCCGTCGTACTCCATGCTGAATCGGTGGATCGAAGACGGCCTCACCGACACGCTTGCGGACGCCGGCATGGGTTCCATTGGCTTTACTCCCCTGGCCCAGGGACTTCTCACCGACAAGTTTCTCGGCGGCAAGCACGAGGAGCACGCTACAAACCGCCGGTCGTTCAGCGACGACATGCTCAGCGACGACAACCTGCGTCGGCTTGAGGGACTCAATAGCATCGCTCAGGAACGCGGCCAGACGCTTGCGCAGATGGCACTCGCCTGGGTGCTTCGCACCGTGACATCGGCGCTCATCGGAGCATCGCGTGTCGAGCAGCTCGATGAGAATATCGCGGCGCTCGACAACCGTGATTTCAGCGATGCGGAGTTGCGGCGCATCGATGAGTTCGCGGGCGATGCCGGCGTGAACATCTGGGCGAAGTCAAGCGAGCTCTAG
- a CDS encoding FAD-dependent oxidoreductase gives MSTDYDVVVVGGGTAGSFAAIAAATTGAKTLVIEKQGYLGGILSLGMHMLGTLDHEGYWALGGLGRKLILDLVNEGFATPPITDSLFGAFNSQDAEVAKIFLLQMASDAGVEFLFHSTVIDAETEGDDVTSVLVANKAGTRTIRAKSFVDCSGDADLVALAGGDFVFGSGEVSAPPQPVSNIYKVSGVDIERVWDYLEAHPEEYRTPPGWSGETYSMEFIRNTPGIHFHAFENLISEARVAGEFTITRNAVGIYTYPWNNEVGINVTRVHGVDGTDPDEVSRAELETRLQVLESFRFLRKYVPGFENCWLSSVPFQVGIRESRHIVTDRTLTKEDVLSGRDFSDQVGRGAYPLDIHDVQPNSTVLGNEVDGGGISLIRIAKSYGIPRRSLVPNGLSNVSVGGRCIGADQEAAGSARGQAVCMVTGHAAGVIAAHSALRGQGVLDVPIDVLQKTLVEQGAVLARNEKPQSN, from the coding sequence ATGAGCACCGACTACGACGTAGTGGTTGTCGGAGGAGGAACAGCTGGGTCATTCGCAGCAATTGCTGCAGCGACGACGGGCGCAAAGACTCTGGTAATTGAAAAGCAGGGCTATCTGGGAGGCATACTGTCTCTCGGCATGCACATGCTGGGAACGCTAGATCACGAAGGCTACTGGGCTCTCGGGGGACTCGGTCGAAAACTCATCCTCGACCTCGTGAATGAGGGATTCGCGACTCCTCCAATTACGGACTCGCTGTTTGGGGCGTTCAACTCGCAAGACGCTGAGGTCGCAAAGATCTTTCTCTTGCAGATGGCCAGTGACGCTGGCGTCGAGTTCTTGTTCCACTCGACGGTTATCGATGCCGAAACAGAGGGAGACGACGTTACATCGGTTCTCGTTGCGAACAAGGCCGGCACTCGCACGATCCGAGCGAAGAGTTTTGTGGATTGTTCCGGCGATGCCGATCTCGTCGCGCTGGCCGGAGGCGATTTCGTCTTCGGAAGTGGAGAGGTCTCAGCGCCACCACAGCCGGTGAGCAACATCTACAAGGTGAGCGGCGTCGACATTGAGCGAGTCTGGGATTACCTCGAAGCACACCCCGAGGAGTATAGAACCCCGCCCGGCTGGTCTGGGGAAACCTATTCGATGGAGTTCATTCGGAATACCCCGGGAATTCATTTTCATGCCTTTGAGAATCTCATTAGTGAGGCGAGGGTAGCTGGAGAATTCACCATCACACGAAATGCCGTTGGTATCTACACGTACCCGTGGAACAACGAGGTCGGCATCAATGTCACCCGCGTCCACGGGGTAGACGGTACAGATCCGGACGAAGTCTCTCGTGCCGAGTTAGAAACTCGGCTCCAGGTCTTGGAGAGCTTTCGGTTTCTCCGCAAGTATGTGCCCGGCTTCGAAAATTGCTGGCTTTCGTCCGTGCCGTTCCAGGTGGGCATAAGGGAGTCTCGCCATATTGTGACGGATCGCACACTGACGAAGGAAGATGTGCTCTCTGGGCGAGATTTCAGCGACCAAGTTGGTCGGGGTGCTTATCCACTCGACATTCATGATGTCCAGCCAAATAGCACGGTGCTAGGGAACGAAGTGGACGGTGGCGGCATCTCCCTCATCCGCATCGCGAAATCTTATGGCATCCCCCGTCGCTCACTAGTTCCGAACGGACTCAGCAACGTTTCTGTCGGTGGTCGTTGTATTGGGGCCGACCAGGAAGCCGCGGGTTCCGCCAGAGGACAAGCGGTTTGTATGGTTACCGGCCATGCTGCAGGAGTGATCGCGGCGCACTCCGCACTCCGCGGCCAAGGGGTTCTGGATGTTCCGATCGACGTATTGCAGAAAACTCTTGTTGAGCAAGGGGCGGTTCTCGCTCGGAACGAAAAGCCGCAGAGCAATTAG
- a CDS encoding MFS transporter, whose product MQDNVQPENAGIQKVGISALIGSAIEWYDFYIYGTAAALVFGTQYFPSFSPVAGTLAAFATFAVGFIARPIGAIIFGHFGDRVGRKNTLVLTLLIMGCATVLIGAVPNYSTIGVWAPIALTAIRFIQGFAVGGEWGGATTMVVEHSPRKKRGFYGGLPQMGVPIGLVLSTAVFSAVSALPDDDFMSWGWRIPFFLSALLILVGLLIRVKIEETPTFAEMAKAGGKAKIPFKEALVHGWKEILLTAALYLGHGVLFYVITVFVLSYGTSELGLPESLLLTCVMIAAGLEILLVPAFGALSDKLGRRTVYIAGAVGAIVMAFPFFAVLETGSPILIGAITILVITLCHAAMYGPIAAWYAEMFGPSVRYTGTSIGYQIGGAISGFAPMIAGVLVGTTGGASWPLGLMWMIAVGIGIAAALIAKETRGVSLTAKSHPSDSSATEGVEVENVESL is encoded by the coding sequence GTGCAAGATAACGTTCAGCCTGAGAATGCAGGAATCCAAAAGGTCGGAATATCCGCTCTGATCGGCAGCGCGATCGAATGGTATGACTTCTATATATACGGAACGGCCGCAGCACTCGTTTTCGGCACCCAGTACTTTCCAAGTTTCTCTCCCGTGGCCGGGACGCTTGCCGCCTTCGCGACATTTGCTGTGGGCTTCATAGCACGGCCTATCGGCGCCATCATATTCGGGCACTTTGGAGATCGCGTCGGCCGAAAGAATACGCTCGTGCTCACGCTGCTGATCATGGGGTGCGCAACTGTTTTGATTGGGGCGGTTCCCAATTACTCCACGATCGGAGTGTGGGCACCAATTGCTCTCACGGCTATTCGTTTCATTCAAGGCTTCGCCGTGGGAGGAGAGTGGGGCGGCGCAACGACAATGGTGGTTGAACACTCACCTCGGAAGAAGCGCGGATTCTATGGCGGCCTGCCACAGATGGGCGTCCCCATTGGTCTCGTACTCTCAACCGCAGTCTTTTCAGCAGTATCTGCTTTGCCCGACGACGATTTCATGTCCTGGGGATGGCGTATTCCCTTCTTCCTCAGCGCCCTTCTGATTCTGGTTGGCTTGCTGATACGGGTCAAGATTGAAGAAACTCCGACCTTTGCAGAGATGGCCAAGGCCGGGGGTAAAGCCAAGATCCCGTTCAAGGAGGCTCTGGTCCACGGCTGGAAGGAGATTCTCCTGACCGCGGCGCTCTACCTCGGCCACGGTGTACTTTTCTACGTGATCACGGTGTTCGTCCTTTCTTATGGCACGAGCGAGCTGGGATTGCCGGAGAGCCTTCTGCTGACGTGTGTGATGATCGCCGCTGGTCTGGAAATTCTGTTGGTACCCGCATTCGGAGCGCTCTCTGACAAGCTCGGCAGGCGAACTGTGTATATCGCCGGTGCAGTCGGTGCAATAGTGATGGCTTTCCCCTTCTTTGCCGTGCTCGAAACTGGGTCCCCCATTCTGATCGGCGCGATCACAATTCTGGTAATCACCCTCTGCCACGCTGCGATGTACGGGCCGATTGCTGCCTGGTATGCGGAAATGTTCGGACCGAGCGTACGGTACACAGGAACATCGATCGGGTATCAGATTGGTGGCGCAATATCTGGGTTTGCGCCCATGATCGCTGGCGTTCTCGTCGGCACGACAGGTGGGGCTTCATGGCCTCTCGGCCTGATGTGGATGATTGCCGTTGGCATTGGAATTGCCGCCGCGCTGATTGCGAAGGAAACCAGAGGTGTGAGCCTGACAGCGAAAAGTCATCCTTCTGACTCTTCAGCCACTGAAGGAGTTGAAGTGGAGAATGTCGAAAGCCTTTAG